AGGAATCACTAGACAAGCCAACTCCATCGTGCGACAGACTAAGCAGCATACGAATACGCTTGTTTAGCGTTGTCCTGTTTCTTTCTCTCTTGTCGCTAATATGGCTACAAAGTACAGCTCAGCGATttatagctggccggagtggccgtgcggttctgggcgctatagtccggagccgagcgaccgctacggtcgcaggttcgaatcctgcctcgggcatggatgtgtgtgatgtccttaggttagttaggtttaattagttctaagatctaggcgactgatgacctcagaagttaagtcgcatagtgctcagagccatttgaaccattttgatttataGAGCTTTCAGCATGCTGAAACAACATCATGCGCATTTCTTAGCGGGTCCCTACATGAATTGTGCTAATGTAATCAGTGCTGTAGTCACTTCAAATTATACTGATGACCTCTATCGATTGTACGTCTGTTAAAAAATTGCTCCACGTAGACAATTCTACGAGCCATTATATCATAATTTCTTATAGACTGCTGACAGATAATACCGCCTATCACTTGCGTACGTAAAACAAACTGAATTAACGATATAATTCAATACGCTGCTAGTATGTTTATAAGGTCCGCGATATcaaattatttatgtaaaattCATTTGATAGCACTCTTAGAGTTTCGGTGCACATGCTTTTACACATAAAAGGACTAAATGTTTTAAATTATAGTTACATACTTGCTGCTCTTCCTGACAGTCGACGTAGCCTGATGATCGGGTTCATGTTGTGTATAACAactaataaaacacattaaatcGTATAGCCAAGGAGAAATATATGAATACACGAGAATGCCCTATGTCTTAGCCGTTTCTTTAAGACATCAGCTGCTAGGGCCGACAATAAGCTGTTAAACATTCCATTATAAGAACAATGGCGGAATACTTGCATAGACCAGACCGAATCTCCATCTGGAATTCTCTGTATGAGCCCCCTATTCTCGCAGCACAAATGGACCCActtcataaaattaaataaataaagggaATGAAGTGGTTCCATTCACCTTAATGTCGTTATAGACGGAGCAGAACTGGAGAAGGTTAGGAAAGGAATTGCCCTTACTTAATGATCCACCCCGTCCGCCATCGTATGAGTTAGATAAATCAGAAAAAATAATCGACAGCAACCCGCTTTTGATCCCAACAGCTAAACTGATAGGTCTAAATTTCCATTCTGTCAGAGTCGTCGAACAACTTTCAGGAGCCTTCTTCAAAGTTTTTCGCCAAAGCAAACTCCCTTATTTCCTGTTTTTATCGTGATTTTGGGATTGTTACATTAAAAACCATGCGTTGAGTTAAAAGTTATagtttatttaagaaaaacgtttAGATAGGATAGACATGGGAGTACAGTGCTTATTCGTGGAGCTCCTTCTCCTTGTCCTCGTACTTCTTGCTGTAGGTGCCATCAGGGTCGTACTTGGACTTGAGCTGCGCCCAGACGTCGGGCTTGTGGTTGATGAGGTGCTTCAGCACCTTCTTGGTGCCCTCCTTCTGCTTCTCGTTGCACTTGGCGCACTCGTTGCTCAGCGCGTCAGGGACGGCTTCTGTATGAAAAGACAATACTTAGTGACCTGGTAGACCCGCTAACCTAATCTAAACTGAACAGAACAAAATCTCCTGCGAAATGGCTCTCTCTTTACAATTCTGCTACCTCCTATGTATATGAAatacaacatttatttactgttccTAAAAACTTTAACAATCACCTTATTTAAAGCATGATTATTATCATGCACATCATATTTTCAGGAAATCTATACTGTGGCATTATCTCTGAACTTCAGGTCTGATGTAATTCAGACGTGAATTTAGAAAAATGTGTAAATGCTACATACTCGTGTATCCATTGACTTCCGCAGTGGAATTTGCCAAGTACTGAACCAGACATAGACAGTGTATAAGATTATCTTCTTTGATAATATGTAATACTTTCTGACTTGTGTTACCTAATCGACACCAGCCACCCTACAAGGATATTTAGCAAATAGATTTCTTTTGAATATTTCTGTGGATTACTACATATCAGTCATaatgaaaatatctttaaaatGATTAAAAACGGTCTTCACCACAGtgaaatatttatttgcagttgttaccAGTCTCAATCAgaatgtgatcatcttcagactatTTGTACCATGATTTTAAGCGGTAGTGGAAAACGGAGCAACTGCTCCGCTCACCACCACCGCTTACCATCATGGTATAAatagtctgaagatgatcacattcTGGCTGAAACCGGTTACCATCACAAACAAATATTTtactgtgatcaagactgtttttaatcaatcGTAATACGTTGAAACAACTTGTAGTTCCACTCTCATTTGAAATACTTTAACCAGTTATAATTATGGTGTCGCTTTATTGATCTTACCATTGACCCTGCCTCCCAACACTAACATCTCCACTTCACTAATTCAATTTACAGAACTTGCTGTGATTCCTCTGTTTGCATTACAACGAGATTAAGTACTGTGAATTACAGTGCAGCGCTAGTCATACCTCCACACAAAAGTGTTTTATGATTTTGAATCTACAAGGACGAAGAGAATGTTCAATGGGCACTTTATGCACAACCCATATAAATATTTAGTTAACCTAAAACATACAAATCTAAGTTACAGGACTCGAAAGAAAACATTGACAATGGGTAAATTATTATAATGGTTTCTTTTGTACACCACCAAAAATGTATAAAacgatttaaataaataataattaatcagCTGGAAAAAATGAGAAATACTTTTCTACAAGGTAATAGCACAGAATAACGCTGTTATTTTGCTTGAAAGGGTAAAGTACGACCTGAAATTAAAGTTTTACACGGCACACAAGAAATGACTCACTATAGACACAACATACCGAAATaaaagctgacttacaggaaatgTGGTGAATATTCAAATGGTATAGCGTCAGTGAGAAATATGAATTCTAGAGATTCAGGACTGGATAGAGAGAAAATTATACTCTTTAATCAGATTCTGTAGTAATCAAGACATTTGTTCACAATAGCAAACACCGAtctatagaacaaaaagtcgaaaagTATATAATAGAAAAGGAGTATATCTATTTCCAGATTAATTATTTCACCTATAAATTATCAGCTGACTTAAAATTGTTTTGAATTAACGTACAGAGCAGCATATGTACAAGAACTGAAAGTGAGACGAAAGGTTTTATTCTCTGCCGGAATGGAAAACGTTGATGCATTTAACAAACGTTAGAGGACGGTTGCAATCTGAGCAGTACTTCTGATTTTAGACGTAATGTAGGTGACATATTAAAGGTAATTTTGTGAGAACATAATGTAGAATGACGCTGCTTTAGAAATCGAGAGAGATACCGCAGAAATGGGAGGAGGTAACAGAAAGGTAATGAAGCAACTGTCGCTTGATATTCGTGAAGCATCGCTAGATACTTCATAGCGATCAGCGCGCTGGAACACCTCTGGCAAGTTttctctgtctgcctgtctgtctctctctctctctctctctctctctctctctctctctcacacacacacacacacacacacacacacacacaaatgtacatATACTCCAAAAGAAGTGAGGCGGCAGAACCACGTTTGACGCATACAGCAGCCTGGAACAGCAGCCTTCAGTGTTACACTGCTGTCTCTGGAAGCATGGTTTGGGGATCTGCTTTAgaatctgaaaaaaattgaaaaacagaaaaaaagaacagccCCTTGCGTTGTATTTTCTCCTCGGGTACAAGTCCCTGCTCACAACTTATGGTgtgtaagtaaaataaaaaaggtaaatcacaacaaaaattaaaaaacgaaaTACGATGTTATGTACTTCGATAGCTAACTCATTGTGCTTGACGGGCGAAAATTAATATTACATGGAACCTGCAAAGTAAATAATTGTAGCTCTCAAACATGACATGTTACAATTTTATTGCAATGTccgcaggcacacacacacaaacatacacgcattCTCCCATGCGAACCACGTAAGTAGGAAGATTCTCTTCCATGGAGATATGTAGCGACCTAGCAGGGACTTGAGGTACAGAGAACTGATTTttcagaaaaagaaatttctgagacaagGGAGACAAACACAGTATTATTTCTCACAGAGTAGTAAAACAGTAATCTCCTACAGTGGAACCATAAGTGGACACAATTTTTCATAGCATTCATTCATATCGACTTAAGGACGGTTCTGTATCATTAACACTGTGAAAATAGTCTCAAGATATGCCCTCCAGATTCTGTCTATCCTGTTCTTTCCTCAAAGGTTCGTATTGACCAAGCGGTGCAAAAGATAAcgcaaagatacaaaaaaaaagtattacaagaAAGTCACCTGAATAACCTGGATTCAGAGAGTAACCATGAGAAAGCGCTAAAAAGAGATAAAAGCTGCTCTTTAGCGAAAAATAAATGAGGAATGTTAGTATCTGGTAATAACAAAttggaaaacaaacatttttcaggCAAAATACCTGACAAGGAAGGATAGAGCCCGCCTCAAGAGTAAATATTCTGTGTCACTGGTACAGAAAATCTACAAAGTGACGAATATTGGGAGACGGAACGTAGTGACTAAGCTCACAAGGGTTAGGCTTCGAATATATATGATGAAGACACGATTACATCTTTCAGTGGTGCTCTGAAGATAGATACATTTAAGAATTTCCTCTCAGAATGGGAGTAGGGCATGGGCAGTGACACTTGTGCGGAAAGCGCCTCTGATGCGAGGTGATCTGAGTAGGAAAGGCACTGAGAGCCGCAACTGCCTACAGAACACTTACTCTTGAGTTCCTTGCCATCAGCGGTGCAGTTGGCTTCCCCATCCTCCATCAAGCACTGGACGTACTTGTTGAGCAGGCGGTCGTTGGCGAGGATCTCGTCCAGGTTGACGTTGTCGTACTTGGTGGTGTACTTCTCCTCCGCGGCGACGACCACAATGACGGCTAACGCCGCGACCAGTACCAGGGCGGCCTTCATGTCTGCTGGGAGTTGGGTCTGCGGGGTCACTTCAGATGCAGAAGCGGGTACTCTGCGCGTGTATATATACATGCAGCAGGTGGATCCCCCACTCCGCAACGCACATCTTGCGCGTCCGCGGAGGCTCACTGCGTCACTCACCCAGCAGGTTTTTTTCCACTTCTGTTTGCATCGAATTTCTTCGCTCTGGTGGGAACTTCCCTGGCTAATTTTTCATCTCACTTGCACGTCAATCTTCGTTCATTTCGCTATAACTCCTCTGAATACTGCTACCCACAATTCAGGCCTGGTTTAGATATCTTTATAGTATATTACTAGCCTCGTTGAGTAGTTAGTTGTGAGTAGTTATTGTCCTGTCTTCGTTTCCTCCCATAGCTACCAGATATTTTAAGGATTACACAAACTTACGTTGCAGCTTCTTATTCACTCTAAATGATATAGTCTACGAGTATAGGAAGTCGCCCGAACGTGTAACTTATCCGTCCTCCCACAGtcatgttaccgagcgaggtggcgcagtggttagcacactggactcgcattcgggaggacgacggttcaatcccgggtccggccatcctgatttaggttttccgtgatttccctaaatcgcttcaggcaaatgccgggatggttccttagaaagggcacggccgatttccttccccatccttccctaatccgagcttgtgctccgtctctaatgacctcgttgtcgacgggacgttaaacagtaatctcctcctccacagTCATGTTCTGAACGTATTTATTCCTAATTGTATATCTGACATCAAGATTTTTTCGTTTCCAAATTGATACGTCAAAGTTCCCAATTCTTTTTAGTTAAAACACTACCAGAGCTGCGAACGTAgatcagtttattttttttttttctttgtgactaGCCTGTGAGTCTTCCATCACTTCATTTTCTTCTATGGTGCGTGTTGATTTTCTCCCTGCTTTTTCAAATCATCGATATTACGAAATTCAGTCTCAAATTGAAAGAACAGAACGAAAATAAAGACAAGATTTTTAGTTCTTTTTTTCCACGCAGTTAGCCTCCACTGCTTTGTGGGTTTGTGTACTTTTCCTTTCTACATTTTTCTCCTTCTTCTGTAGTTTATTGGTTAGTCTGATCACAGTCACAAGTTACATTTGCACAATTTTCTGTTCGTCCTGTGTCTCTTCGTCCATTTGGATCGTTCATAGCACAAGTTTCACTTACAGGTAATAGCGCACTTTTTTCCAAGAATTTCATTCGTACGCTCTGTATTCTACTCATTGCTCTATTGGTTTGAATCCAGCTCTCGGTGACTTACAGAACTGGAATAACCTTAGTTTTATGAAAGTTTATTCTTGTGAACTGCCTGGTCTTATTGTATAGTTTTCAGTggatattgaaaggtctctgttggattcctttcatgtttgatttcttaaatctgttgtcatttatggaataaattcctcttctaaatttactgtggcgtttctgactatctgggaggagactgagtagtggaacgtgttacctttacacgtagacaagaacgatctgtcacactactacactttaaagcacagtttatatgtaattcttatatgtaattcatgtcacacagtctcatacggaacctacatccgctttcttttatatactgtatatgataagatactgtcatccccgttcccttttgtgtgagaggatgaatgagcatatgtatttctagttgcatgcttgagggtagcagacaaggctgtctgctagagaacagtaggaccaacgtcggaacaggtagctacgctttcttaaagcagagaggtttctaaccttagtatggttctgtccgtccgttgtcatgttggtataggaagctgcccctctggccccttccgtttgtctttgtgagccaccctcaggaaacacgctcggcagtaggcagtggcagtctggcggtggcgagcgtctgaagtggtaagatctccggctaagcgcgtgtctgctaagtccgtaggacaatggatttgttaagttcagcctaactgagaaTTTAATCACCGtgatttcaggtttagctctaaaatatccgatgttatcttaaattgcagcgcagtattattctcgtgtgaagttcagattagtttccggtagttgctttgttactactttgtgagtaaagtggaaccacgtgttgatcagtaactctaactaagattaatcttaaatgcgaatgcttgtgggattataacgtctcgtcttgactatattttcaatatagcaacttttctttatgttcaacccacgtggggtgtactttgcgagaccagtaccacgtgcttatataactgtttgacccatcaggttaatagtaagacgttagtaaccagttcaaggttttgcttttgtcaattgcttttcgatctaatgtattttaattatcaaaattattgtggagttgtacgctttgtgtaaaccaagttgaccacgtggagcatgtggtgtaatcatcaaagtagccctcagctattctttttgcgaagacttcacaaagagttaatatgaatttagtataccagtgtgtggtaattacatgacggacaggattgtgctacgaacgtaatttctttggctgaaaactgaatctgttggttgtggttaactttctcttgcatgtgtttcaatgttctttgtgtgttgttttatgaatccaGTGTTGTatccagtctcccaatcttggctccatatttgatgtgttccgtaagattttcaccatcctaaataaggcaccagcttgttacgaatagaatttaatatgctgaaatttcaatgaacaatcttaaaataaatttccaaatataaactgatttctttctttttatttaaattctctttatatatatatatatattaccggttttgtatgactattaaaagattatcattaatgttagtctgcttggtaaacctagactaaatatctgatgaaacagttgcccagtaatccacggttaacttccccagacagctcacagcttttaacccgcttttattctactattagcaccagatttcagcatagcaaattcttgtagcaacattacacatggcgaccctgttctgtgattccgctagactctggaatctctgaaacgttagattgcgagcgtgttataatcttaattttttttccctacagcgctaaaacaacttctgcgttgtttccgagcagacgttcaaaagattcacggcgttgttgatcggcgttgtgttgtttgtcttgttttgttttctatatttgtgtgttttatatgtgtgtgtgttttttgttctcgcttgtacattgcactgtttcgatcaaagataaaaatttgttttgcatgtgaaaaagtgcatactaggttgggtatctttcgtgtgactgtcgtaatttttgggggacacatttattttgattagtgtgtcacgtaccgggtataaattgcactaatgcagacacgtaaccaagctaaaagtaagcggtccgacaacttaagcaacatggaccaaggagataataatttgatttcgaatgttaatgcgTCGGGCAGTTCCGAACatacaatgggaaatacttcagacgaaatgcaaaacaggacgaacgggctcacagcagagccagaaataaatttgcctcctactaaccaaattgatttggcagaactcatgaaaaccttattgcaacaaaataaagaatcatttgaaaaatcgttccgagaacaaaacgagtcatccgaaaaatcgatccgcgagctaggcgaacaaatgacgcagaaatctgaaaaatctatccgcgagctaggcgaacaaatagacgaaaaactaatccagcagacaaataaagtcgacaagtcgatgcagaaagtgtccgatgatatctcacaaagaataaacaatctggcaagtgaaataaaaagtgatattatgaaagaattaggccgtacatttgaacaaatcgatgatcgtctgcaagccttagaacagagtaaGCGGAGTGGctatgccgaatctaaagaaagcgaagaacggctacttaggaatttccaagagctgagggaagaatgccaaagggaacataagcaggtactctcgagggtgcaagaggcagaaacgcattgtcccacgtccgttagcaacacaatagcggacaacagtttagcgatccacgcgttggaacagcaagtagaacaattgaagcagactggggcggaggacaagagacaaatagatgataagactgcggcattagcggacattgtaggcacgatgaagctgacggaaagcgagaacaatactacaccggtagcggccgcagagaccgaagaagtgcgttcgcttctgagatttcagaagggacaattcgaagtgaacaggcaacacaaggctgtaacaggcgaattacaagaacgcgtggcgcatctggaaaaccgcatggcgtgtgattccgaactcgccaatagcactaaaaatagccgtaggaatagtgcagagagggactccggccacgagggagattttgacgacagggaagaatgtaatttgaggggcagacatgagaaaaatagaaacattcaagggcctcgacaggaggaaatgcggggatttgatttcaaacatttccttacggtaagaaagtttgagatattccgaaattcgcaaaaaggaatacatccacgagcatggctcgagcaatttgagttctgtcttcctcccgactgggcaagttcacataagatagaatatatgtgtggctatttggaaggcgaaccggcgattcgcatgaggtcggcagcgcgtcactgcaactccactcgggagtttcgacaagcctttctctccgcctattggtcggaagcggcacaagatagggtcaaacatggcataattatgctgccaaatttgaaccagtctggtttcggcagccctgcacgcctattcgaccacatgctgcaggcaaatcaatttttatacgacccatacgggcctgcggaactaattaggatatgcatcaccaaattgccgatgcacttgcggcacgtcattcttgcgggacgatgcaaagaggacgtggaaacgtttaaaacacttctccaagagttggaatataatacagcagaatgcccgcctaatcaggcacaaagttattacggggcacagcagcgcgaccgcagtcgtggccgtattactaatcaacggcgtgactggtcgtcgcgacgcgaacgaaacaataatcgggaccggccgtatagaaactggggtaacagtcgcgaacacaggtggaacaacggaaatgatcgaggacgtggacaagatcgtgaacgctacaggtacggcaaccagaatcgatatcacggtgaacacggtgggaataggactgtaggcggagcacctcatgatgttgaaattcggccggctaaccctagacataatccagcaaatagaaatgagcaaaaccggcaatgactaacgatcagtgcagaaggcgcccaatcggaacaaatgagcgacatggcaaataagtaaaaaggacagtgagaagtagagaggacggtgaggagaaagaattgattagtttaaatttgtgacatgcattttgaataatatgttggtaaaaattaatgataaagatgtttttatgtgattgattgaagtgatgttgttaatttgttttctttccttgtgcaattaggatttagtttgattcaaacgtaaagataaaaggtttccttgtgaacgagtgaaatgctgttttctttgtgtgtgtaaattgaaaagagccgctcctgagagaagcaagatcgttgctgaattagtgcataaactcaggggaatatccgatctgtgggtattatgggtctggcaaacccaggtccccagctgttagtagccttgtttccgattttctgctttcagtgctactatctatctattactattctatatctgtcagtataaatgaggatctcttactatagtatgcgtgctgtatgaatattttaagataggagaactctgagaaaggaatgagtaagtttggaatcttgaaaacagaatGCGATAAtatgattgtttaaccattggcttcccaatatgcgatgatatgttaatattgatgatatatgtcttttttgttctttatactgagtacggaaagtgctgtctgtggatttcgtaagtagattgatccccttcaaggtgaaagaagaattgtggtttgtgtaatttacgtcgccctgaaatattattgtggcagtcaaatacgagcagttttccagcaaatggagaatggaacgggaaTGTGGATCCTTtcggtagtcttgattgatgttgagccagagcctaaaaaattattctgcgttaatacttgtcctagaaaagcgatgtttatgtatttttgctgatgctgtgagcattacagcttaccgttttcgctggtgcgggatgcactgcagcctatatgatttgtactgaggaaattgccctcttgaaggtagaggatgattaaataattttgattatgggaacgaaggaaagcttggtttaaggtaataaggatgaagcaaaacatttgtcatttaaactgcaggaggattcggatcttttgtgtctgttgtaagttcaatatgttaagatgatactgttttacagaacagAGGTGatcacaattttgccattcatgagaaatgaatccagaataaccaccacaggcgaaatgactgatttggaaacgagaggtaacttaaagaaggaacgaaatcgcagcaaaatgggtaagaaaacgtagtataacctgtatagtgcagacatttttaccgttctcagagccatctgtgtgattaattcttgtgataacgtaattttagatgaaattttcttactgttttatgtgtgaatatatgagtatgataaatgtataattgcgagtctcttttcaggtgtgcgaactggtataaatgttttggtgtgtaaataaccattgttctttttactgtgtatgtttaaggaaagtttctccacatttatcatgtgac
The genomic region above belongs to Schistocerca serialis cubense isolate TAMUIC-IGC-003099 chromosome 6, iqSchSeri2.2, whole genome shotgun sequence and contains:
- the LOC126484841 gene encoding uncharacterized protein LOC126484841; protein product: MKAALVLVSALAVIVVAAAEEKYTTKYDNVNLDEILANDRLLNKYAQCLLENDENNCTADGKELKSVIPDALSNECAKCNEKQKEGTKKVLKHLINHKPDVWAQLKAKYDPDGTYSKNSQGSSHQSEEIRCKQKWKKTCWVSDAVSLRGRARCALRSGGSTCCMYIYTRRVPASASEVTPQTQLPADMKAALVLVAALAVIVVVAAEEKYTTKYDNVNLDEILANDRLLNKYVQCLMEDGEANCTADGKELKKAVPDALSNECAKCNEKQKEGTKKVLKHLINHKPDVWAQLKSKYDPDGTYSKKYEDKEKELHE